In one Verrucomicrobiales bacterium genomic region, the following are encoded:
- a CDS encoding Hsp20/alpha crystallin family protein: MLVTRYGSQWNPWKEMEELQNRLGSVFGSATTRQPAAGTTDEKLTVSAWTPLVDIAEDDKEYTIKAEVPEINKTDLSVKVQDGVLTISGERKFEKEENGKRYHRVERVYGNFTRSFSLPENADESKVNAEFKDGVLVVKVGKSERAKPKQVEVKIN; the protein is encoded by the coding sequence ATGTTAGTCACGCGATATGGCAGCCAGTGGAACCCGTGGAAAGAAATGGAAGAGCTGCAGAACCGCTTAGGCTCGGTCTTTGGCTCTGCGACCACCCGCCAGCCCGCAGCGGGCACAACCGATGAAAAACTAACCGTGAGCGCCTGGACACCCCTGGTGGACATCGCCGAGGATGACAAGGAGTACACCATCAAAGCAGAGGTCCCCGAGATCAACAAAACCGATCTCTCAGTGAAAGTTCAGGACGGTGTTCTTACCATCAGCGGTGAACGCAAATTCGAGAAGGAAGAGAATGGGAAAAGGTACCATCGCGTGGAACGCGTGTATGGCAACTTCACCCGAAGTTTCAGCCTACCCGAGAATGCCGATGAGTCCAAAGTGAACGCGGAGTTCAAGGACGGTGTCCTGGTAGTCAAGGTTGGCAAGAGCGAACGCGCCAAACCGAAGCAAGTCGAGGTAAAGATCAACTAA
- a CDS encoding RNA polymerase sigma factor — protein MNVTESVSNDRTDADLIREVLEGKVASFEPLVVRYSPRLFGTARRYARRESEIEDIVQEIWSKAFHKLSSWRGDAPFEHWLMRLAVHTCYDFLRGHQRNREDNLTDISHEEEDWLERFAAGSESDTDDANAAKLLVEKLLEQLSPPSRLVITLLEIEERSVKEIATLTGWSVPLVKVRAFRARAEMRKCLKRVAQTKYL, from the coding sequence TTGAACGTCACCGAGAGCGTCAGCAATGACCGGACCGATGCGGACCTGATCCGCGAGGTTCTGGAGGGGAAGGTCGCCAGCTTTGAACCGCTGGTGGTCCGCTATTCCCCAAGGCTCTTCGGAACCGCCCGACGCTACGCGCGACGGGAGAGCGAGATCGAGGACATCGTGCAGGAGATCTGGTCGAAAGCATTTCATAAACTCTCCTCGTGGCGCGGAGACGCCCCCTTCGAACACTGGTTGATGAGGCTGGCCGTGCACACCTGCTACGACTTCCTGCGCGGCCACCAAAGAAACCGGGAGGACAACCTGACCGACATCAGCCATGAGGAGGAGGATTGGCTCGAACGGTTCGCGGCCGGCTCCGAGAGCGACACGGACGACGCAAATGCTGCCAAGCTATTAGTGGAGAAGCTATTAGAGCAACTATCTCCCCCCTCCCGCTTGGTCATCACGCTGCTCGAGATTGAGGAACGATCGGTGAAGGAGATCGCCACGTTAACGGGGTGGTCAGTCCCGTTGGTAAAAGTACGCGCTTTTCGAGCTCGAGCCGAGATGCGAAAGTGCCTCAAGCGAGTGGCGCAGACGAAATACTTGTAA
- a CDS encoding type II secretion system protein, which produces MKSIKNSNRRSGFTLVEIMIVVAIIGMLAAIAIPNFVKARKASQASACINNMRQIQGAKATWALENKKQGTDTPADTDIFGAAAYIKAAPTCPAGNTAYVLGTVDAKQACPNIATEALHTLGDSY; this is translated from the coding sequence ATGAAATCCATTAAGAACAGCAATCGTCGTTCGGGCTTCACCCTGGTAGAAATTATGATCGTCGTCGCGATCATCGGCATGCTTGCCGCCATCGCGATTCCCAACTTCGTGAAAGCTCGTAAGGCGAGCCAAGCGAGCGCCTGCATCAACAACATGCGCCAGATTCAAGGTGCCAAGGCCACCTGGGCTTTGGAGAACAAGAAGCAGGGCACCGACACCCCGGCTGATACCGACATCTTTGGCGCGGCTGCGTATATCAAAGCGGCGCCGACGTGCCCCGCTGGTAACACTGCTTATGTGCTCGGCACGGTTGACGCGAAGCAGGCTTGCCCGAATATCGCCACTGAGGCGCTCCATACCCTCGGCGACAGCTACTAA
- a CDS encoding prepilin-type N-terminal cleavage/methylation domain-containing protein yields the protein MNSRRGFTLVEIMIVVAIIGVLAAIAIPNLVKARKDAQRAACIQNLHTIEGAKEVWALEKKGGPTDSPSDADLVGADKTLKNKPKCPAGGTYTYGNMDTRPACSIADHILSDGN from the coding sequence CTGAATTCACGGCGGGGATTTACCCTGGTGGAAATTATGATCGTGGTGGCCATCATCGGCGTCCTGGCTGCCATCGCAATTCCTAATCTAGTTAAGGCGCGGAAGGATGCCCAGCGAGCTGCGTGCATTCAAAATCTGCACACGATCGAAGGAGCGAAAGAGGTTTGGGCGCTGGAGAAGAAAGGGGGCCCGACGGACTCGCCGAGCGACGCCGACCTAGTCGGGGCCGACAAGACTCTGAAGAACAAGCCGAAGTGCCCGGCCGGTGGCACCTACACCTATGGCAATATGGATACGCGCCCCGCGTGCTCCATCGCTGATCACATACTTTCCGACGGAAACTAG
- a CDS encoding sulfatase — translation MFSHFYRGWLASLLAFGMILGGERFASAAPVRPPNVVIVFCDDLGWGDLGCYGARGIRTPRLDRLAREGTRFTSFYVAQPVCSASRAALLTGCYPNRLGIHGALSPNSRIGLNTNEWTIARLLKARGYATGMMGKWHLGRPESLLPLRHGFDEYFGLPYSNDMWPRHPTAKTGTYPPLPLIDGDRVVETMPDQRELTRRYTERAVSFIERHAESPFFLYLAHSMPHVPLHASAGFAGKSPAGLYGDVIEEIDWSVGQVLDTLSRLGLEQNTLVVFTSDNGPWHFYGNHAGSAGPFREGKASTFEGGVRVPCLVKWPGHVPAGRVSHTPWMTIDLLPTIAQITGAPLPPLPIDGRSVWPVLRGAPGARSPQDAYYFYYNSGELQAMRSGRWKLHFPHKAIVLNGKPGGLDGRPAATVELPVGQELYDLDRDPGETRDLAATHRRTIRRLQRLAEAARVELGDTATKQPGIGRRAPGRVE, via the coding sequence ATGTTCTCTCACTTCTATCGGGGCTGGCTGGCTTCGTTACTCGCTTTTGGCATGATCCTGGGCGGGGAGCGGTTCGCGTCGGCGGCACCTGTCCGCCCTCCCAATGTCGTGATAGTGTTTTGCGACGATCTGGGATGGGGAGATTTGGGGTGCTACGGAGCCCGGGGTATTCGCACCCCGCGCCTGGATCGATTGGCCCGGGAGGGAACTCGCTTCACGAGCTTTTATGTCGCTCAGCCAGTATGCTCCGCCTCGCGAGCCGCGCTCCTGACTGGATGTTATCCGAATCGACTCGGAATTCATGGAGCGCTGTCTCCCAACAGTCGCATTGGACTGAACACCAATGAATGGACGATCGCGCGGCTACTCAAAGCGCGCGGTTATGCCACCGGCATGATGGGCAAGTGGCATCTCGGCCGGCCTGAATCGCTTCTTCCCCTTCGGCACGGCTTCGACGAGTACTTCGGGCTTCCATACTCAAATGACATGTGGCCGCGTCACCCGACGGCCAAGACCGGGACTTATCCCCCTTTGCCCCTGATCGACGGGGATCGCGTGGTTGAAACGATGCCGGATCAAAGGGAACTGACTCGACGCTACACGGAGAGGGCCGTGTCCTTTATTGAGCGGCACGCAGAGAGCCCCTTCTTTTTATATTTGGCGCATTCGATGCCCCACGTTCCGCTTCATGCGAGTGCGGGATTCGCGGGCAAGTCGCCGGCCGGCCTGTATGGAGATGTCATTGAGGAGATCGATTGGTCGGTCGGGCAGGTGCTCGACACTTTGTCGCGACTTGGGCTCGAGCAGAACACCCTGGTGGTGTTCACCTCCGACAACGGCCCCTGGCATTTCTACGGGAACCACGCAGGTAGCGCCGGGCCATTTCGGGAAGGAAAGGCCTCGACGTTCGAGGGCGGGGTCCGAGTGCCGTGTCTGGTGAAATGGCCCGGACACGTGCCGGCGGGCCGAGTCAGCCACACCCCTTGGATGACCATCGACCTGCTTCCCACGATAGCCCAGATCACTGGGGCGCCCTTGCCTCCACTGCCAATTGACGGACGCAGTGTCTGGCCGGTGCTTCGGGGTGCGCCCGGAGCTCGTTCGCCCCAGGATGCGTATTACTTCTACTACAACAGCGGGGAGCTCCAGGCGATGCGGAGCGGTCGATGGAAGCTTCATTTTCCACACAAAGCCATTGTTCTGAACGGCAAACCTGGCGGCCTTGATGGGCGGCCTGCGGCCACGGTGGAGTTGCCTGTAGGGCAGGAGTTGTATGACTTGGATCGCGATCCAGGAGAGACTCGCGACCTGGCGGCCACTCACCGCCGGACCATCCGCCGTTTGCAGCGGTTGGCTGAGGCTGCCCGGGTCGAATTGGGGGACACAGCCACGAAGCAACCCGGAATTGGCAGACGGGCTCCGGGTCGAGTGGAGTGA
- a CDS encoding S8 family serine peptidase, producing MHVVLSPVRQPSFWAMVVLFWNISLSISAAQEKQIRLRQQVIRTQPATPAARIAPQAEDLVSGLYLLQLEGRLDQGSRDILVGMGIELLTYVPDDAFIVRLREASLSAIRALPAVRWLGEYRLDYKLHPALARWRKEGVAGLDRRVNILLSPRTGLLERGLLQRRLSRLEHSSETRFGGLMRGRIQVGQLLELLSSPWVLWVEPAPTPKLVDEIAAKIVAGDGGSGRLYTQELGFDGSGVTVAVADSGLDTGIIEEMHPDIAGRVTALFYYGALTDASDGHSHGTHVTGIVAGNASTGEQDENGFLYGLGVAPGSKIVAQRLFDDFGGYEAPPSYETLTRDAVRAGADIGSNSWGDDTQGAYDISAAEFDALVRDADALTPGDQEYILEFSAGNAGPGARTIGSPAVGKNVIATGASQNDRLDLFIYGDGIDAMADFSSRGPCEDGRIKPDVVAPGTWIASMKSRVAPEDNAWASISEDYIYQGGTSQAGPQVSGAAAVYVQYHKSLYGKKPSPAMVKAVLINSAIDMDDDFGTSSIPNQDEGWGRVDLTRVIGAEPRRYDLTDQTVRLSSGQMFEKRVIITSQDREELKVTLAYTDVPGFPGAIPALVNDLDLEVVGPDGTVYRGNQFAGGESVANPLRSDRLNNVEGVHLRLPQEGEYLIRIRAFNVVQDAIVSTPLIDQDFALVVSGGLPVPSTAAILMDRPSYTSPSLIRLAVLDPEFAGQQTLTVTVKSTTESVPESVLLRLSGSSLLFTGSIATVTGPAVPDGRLQIAHNDVIEIVHRAEDGQELKRIARGDLVAPIIGSVATTNEFGNTVVSWLTDEPSSSIVRYGLSGLSAAVTNEVAVTNHSVILAGLVPRRSYVFEVVARDEAGNHSTNNNGGALFTFTSAPNKTLLLVDAYEPDQLFDTDFIPLTSYTSVLDALGVSYDVWDRSARPEIKLENLETYRVVIWRINDMDFFAGITPGEVAALDQFQETGGSFFMASMEGLSRFSNPTFQSQIAHVASFEADLEAPGALGSSGDPVSDGLELSLDYSNYAAFAELTEMADLSDHLTAGDEAVPILTDAVSGEPIGLRFPRFPAGVRRGRSVYLAFPLDAIRMNGPSPNNRTEFMRRALAFLAPGADGTPTITLDNGRYTLSSRMSIELGNSELAERGSIEVRAWSDTTPEGVRVTLTESPKLGVFRGSLILVNPTVGQGVGRLVAAEGDDIWVQFVGPTPGQTITASARIDTIAPNITDGPDIEADYEGATVSWTTSEAADSLIEFGETRRLGRTAFRGSLDVEHELSFQGLDPDRLYYYKITSRDQAGNAIEDDNGGQLYTFRTLAPRGLPWRDNLDSGGDDWTVVDSEFTIGTWQLGVPRNGMETAAHSPPNAWASNLNGGVQDLAESFLVSPAVSLAGGNRAVLKFWHSYDFLQKSELDIIIGGEVLLITNNALTPIVLLSLGDERSNWLEEEIDLTPYLGRVASVVFHFVTFSLENERRAGWLIDDVSIVVDTVPTASVEVTNNLAQSRFVISGPASRSGAGTHFLDNNLPAGEYRIVFNPVPFYHTPPPQTNTVALGEKLVFSGLYAFEDANANRISDDWEKAYFGQVAASHPGDRDSDQDGQTDLGEFLAGTNPNSDESVLRIAAPLLQPGGAVVLSWSSSAGRIYRVVQSSDFLAWEPVTGWISARSASLSQVLPPDDQGRVRFFRVEVLP from the coding sequence GTGCACGTCGTTTTAAGCCCCGTCCGCCAGCCCAGTTTCTGGGCGATGGTTGTCCTGTTCTGGAACATCAGCCTCTCGATCTCGGCTGCTCAGGAGAAGCAAATCCGCTTGCGCCAGCAGGTGATCCGTACCCAGCCTGCGACTCCGGCCGCTCGAATCGCTCCTCAGGCCGAGGATCTTGTCTCGGGTCTCTATCTGCTTCAGTTGGAGGGCCGGCTGGACCAAGGCTCCCGTGACATTTTGGTGGGAATGGGTATCGAGTTGCTCACGTATGTTCCCGACGACGCGTTTATCGTGCGCCTTCGCGAAGCGTCCCTCTCGGCGATCCGAGCTCTTCCCGCCGTTCGTTGGCTGGGGGAGTATCGCTTGGACTACAAGCTTCACCCGGCTTTGGCGCGGTGGCGCAAAGAGGGCGTGGCGGGACTGGACCGGCGGGTCAACATCCTGCTCTCTCCCCGCACGGGCCTTTTGGAGCGCGGGCTCCTACAACGGCGGTTGAGCCGGTTGGAACACTCCAGCGAGACTCGGTTCGGTGGGTTGATGCGAGGTAGGATCCAAGTGGGGCAGCTCTTGGAGTTGCTCAGCTCCCCCTGGGTGCTCTGGGTTGAGCCCGCCCCGACTCCTAAGCTCGTCGACGAAATTGCGGCCAAGATTGTGGCCGGGGATGGCGGGAGTGGGCGCCTTTACACACAAGAACTCGGATTCGACGGCTCCGGGGTGACCGTGGCGGTGGCGGACAGCGGGCTGGACACCGGCATTATCGAGGAAATGCACCCGGACATCGCCGGCCGGGTTACCGCCCTGTTCTACTATGGAGCCCTCACGGACGCTTCGGACGGACACAGTCATGGCACTCATGTCACTGGTATCGTGGCTGGTAACGCCTCCACCGGGGAACAGGACGAGAACGGCTTTCTTTACGGGCTCGGAGTGGCTCCCGGATCCAAGATCGTAGCCCAGCGACTCTTTGACGATTTCGGGGGATACGAGGCTCCGCCCAGCTACGAAACCCTGACTCGTGATGCGGTACGAGCGGGTGCGGATATCGGGAGCAACAGCTGGGGGGACGACACTCAGGGTGCCTACGACATTAGCGCCGCGGAGTTTGATGCCTTGGTGCGGGATGCCGATGCCCTGACGCCGGGAGACCAGGAATACATTCTGGAGTTCTCCGCGGGGAACGCCGGTCCCGGGGCTCGGACCATCGGAAGTCCCGCCGTAGGAAAGAACGTGATCGCCACCGGAGCTTCCCAGAACGATCGGCTCGACCTTTTCATCTATGGCGACGGCATTGACGCGATGGCTGATTTTTCGAGCCGGGGACCCTGTGAGGACGGGCGCATCAAGCCGGATGTCGTGGCGCCGGGGACCTGGATAGCTTCGATGAAATCGCGAGTGGCGCCGGAGGACAATGCCTGGGCCTCGATCTCCGAGGACTACATTTACCAAGGGGGAACCAGCCAGGCGGGACCCCAGGTTTCAGGGGCGGCGGCGGTCTACGTGCAGTACCATAAGTCCCTTTATGGCAAGAAGCCCTCACCGGCCATGGTCAAGGCGGTGCTCATCAACTCGGCCATCGATATGGATGATGACTTTGGAACAAGCTCGATCCCGAATCAGGACGAAGGCTGGGGGCGGGTGGATCTGACGCGCGTTATCGGAGCCGAGCCCAGGCGATACGACCTGACGGATCAGACGGTTCGGCTCAGCAGTGGGCAGATGTTCGAGAAGCGGGTGATCATCACCTCACAGGATCGGGAGGAACTCAAGGTTACCTTGGCCTACACGGACGTTCCGGGGTTTCCAGGAGCGATTCCCGCGTTGGTGAACGACCTGGATCTGGAAGTGGTGGGTCCAGACGGCACGGTTTATCGAGGAAATCAATTTGCTGGCGGGGAATCGGTCGCCAATCCCCTGAGGTCGGATCGGTTGAACAATGTGGAGGGCGTTCATCTCCGCCTGCCGCAGGAAGGCGAGTACCTCATTCGAATCCGGGCATTCAACGTCGTTCAGGATGCGATCGTGAGCACGCCGTTGATCGATCAGGACTTTGCACTGGTGGTCTCGGGCGGTCTTCCCGTTCCCAGCACCGCCGCGATTCTTATGGATCGCCCCAGCTACACTTCGCCTTCCCTCATCAGGCTCGCGGTGCTGGACCCTGAGTTCGCAGGCCAGCAGACCTTGACAGTCACCGTGAAGAGCACGACCGAGTCCGTGCCTGAATCTGTCCTGCTCCGGCTTTCAGGATCTTCGCTGTTGTTCACCGGGAGCATTGCCACCGTGACCGGCCCCGCCGTTCCGGATGGCCGACTCCAGATCGCTCACAACGATGTGATTGAGATTGTGCACCGGGCGGAGGACGGCCAGGAGTTGAAACGGATCGCTCGTGGCGATCTGGTGGCTCCCATCATCGGTTCGGTCGCCACCACCAATGAGTTTGGAAATACCGTGGTTTCGTGGCTCACGGACGAGCCTTCGAGCTCCATCGTCCGCTATGGGCTGTCCGGGCTTTCCGCTGCCGTTACCAATGAAGTTGCAGTCACCAACCACTCCGTGATTCTGGCGGGGTTGGTCCCTCGGCGATCCTATGTGTTTGAAGTCGTGGCGCGGGATGAAGCAGGCAACCACTCGACGAACAACAACGGCGGCGCGCTGTTTACCTTCACATCGGCGCCGAACAAGACTCTGCTGCTCGTGGATGCATATGAGCCGGATCAGCTCTTTGACACGGATTTTATTCCGCTGACGTCTTATACTTCAGTCCTGGATGCTTTGGGTGTGAGTTACGACGTCTGGGATCGGAGCGCGAGACCCGAGATCAAGTTGGAGAACTTGGAGACTTATCGGGTCGTGATCTGGCGTATCAATGACATGGACTTTTTTGCGGGTATCACGCCCGGGGAAGTCGCCGCCCTCGATCAGTTTCAGGAGACGGGCGGGTCTTTTTTCATGGCGAGCATGGAAGGCCTGAGCCGTTTTTCGAATCCCACTTTCCAAAGCCAGATCGCCCACGTGGCCTCGTTTGAGGCCGACCTGGAAGCTCCAGGGGCTCTCGGCAGTTCCGGCGATCCGGTCAGCGATGGCTTGGAGTTGTCCCTCGACTACTCCAATTACGCTGCATTCGCGGAGTTGACTGAAATGGCGGATCTATCGGACCACCTCACCGCTGGCGACGAAGCGGTGCCCATCCTTACGGACGCTGTGAGTGGTGAGCCCATTGGCCTGCGCTTCCCGCGCTTTCCGGCTGGCGTTCGCCGAGGCCGAAGTGTGTATCTGGCTTTCCCATTGGATGCGATACGCATGAATGGCCCATCGCCCAACAACCGGACGGAGTTTATGCGGCGGGCGTTGGCTTTTCTGGCTCCGGGGGCAGACGGGACGCCTACCATCACCTTGGACAATGGTCGGTACACCTTGAGTAGCCGCATGTCGATCGAGCTAGGGAACTCGGAGCTGGCTGAGCGGGGCTCGATCGAAGTCAGGGCGTGGAGCGACACGACACCGGAAGGGGTGCGCGTGACCCTCACTGAGAGCCCGAAGCTAGGGGTCTTTCGTGGAAGCTTGATCTTGGTCAACCCCACGGTTGGCCAGGGTGTTGGACGATTGGTGGCCGCTGAGGGCGATGATATCTGGGTGCAGTTTGTGGGCCCCACGCCGGGCCAAACCATTACCGCATCAGCTCGCATCGACACCATTGCTCCGAACATCACCGATGGCCCTGACATTGAGGCTGATTATGAGGGGGCGACTGTTTCGTGGACCACTTCCGAGGCGGCGGACTCACTCATCGAGTTCGGTGAGACCAGGAGGCTCGGCCGGACCGCCTTTCGAGGTTCCTTGGATGTCGAACATGAGCTGAGCTTCCAAGGCTTGGATCCGGACCGGCTTTACTATTACAAAATCACGAGCCGAGACCAGGCGGGGAATGCCATCGAGGACGACAACGGAGGCCAGCTTTACACGTTTCGCACCTTAGCGCCCCGCGGGCTGCCCTGGCGCGATAATTTGGACAGTGGCGGTGATGACTGGACGGTGGTTGACTCGGAATTCACGATCGGCACCTGGCAGCTGGGCGTGCCGCGCAACGGGATGGAAACCGCCGCGCATTCTCCACCCAACGCCTGGGCCAGCAATCTGAACGGAGGAGTCCAAGATCTGGCCGAGAGCTTCCTGGTCAGTCCAGCGGTCAGTCTAGCAGGAGGCAATCGGGCGGTGCTGAAATTTTGGCACAGTTACGACTTTTTGCAGAAAAGCGAGTTGGACATCATCATCGGTGGCGAGGTGCTTCTGATCACCAACAACGCGCTGACGCCCATCGTGCTGCTCAGCTTGGGAGACGAGCGCTCCAACTGGCTGGAAGAAGAGATCGATCTGACGCCCTATCTGGGACGCGTGGCCTCGGTTGTGTTTCATTTCGTGACCTTCTCACTTGAAAACGAGCGACGGGCCGGATGGCTCATCGACGATGTGTCGATCGTAGTGGATACGGTGCCGACCGCATCCGTCGAGGTGACGAACAATCTGGCGCAGTCCCGTTTCGTCATCAGCGGTCCCGCCAGTCGAAGCGGCGCCGGGACGCATTTCCTGGATAACAATTTGCCGGCCGGAGAGTACCGAATCGTTTTCAATCCGGTTCCGTTCTACCACACTCCTCCTCCACAGACCAACACCGTGGCCTTGGGGGAGAAGCTGGTCTTCTCGGGCCTCTATGCCTTTGAGGATGCGAATGCTAACCGGATCTCTGACGACTGGGAAAAGGCCTACTTCGGCCAGGTCGCTGCCAGCCATCCGGGTGACCGGGATTCAGACCAGGATGGACAGACCGACCTAGGTGAGTTTCTGGCCGGCACGAATCCTAACTCCGACGAGTCGGTGTTGCGGATCGCTGCGCCGCTGCTGCAGCCCGGCGGTGCCGTGGTGTTGAGTTGGAGCTCTTCCGCCGGGCGCATCTATCGAGTGGTGCAGAGTTCAGACTTCCTGGCTTGGGAGCCGGTGACCGGGTGGATCTCGGCCCGAAGCGCCAGCCTCTCCCAAGTTCTTCCGCCCGATGACCAGGGGCGTGTGCGGTTCTTTCGAGTGGAAGTTCTGCCCTGA
- a CDS encoding YfhO family protein, with amino-acid sequence MTPFRFGLFLVALLTLAFFDLISGGRSLWYSDFSAMGLPVVHHHRASVWAGELPLWNPYSNCGAPFLAQWGTMVLYPFSLFYVLFPLPWSLNFFSIGHLLLGGMGMFYLVRAWTGRPLAAGIAGVAFVFNGISMSCLVWPNYVVALTWTPWLARWLRAAWLQGGRPILYSILAAACQLLAGAPELTLLTWFALGTLWLSDVVAGETTWVRSGARVLSVVGVAALLCAAQLIPFGELLAQSHRMGAFRPKEWAIPSTGWANLVLPVFRYGPPSDQIPQLQVGQGFLISYYLGLGPLLLSVLALLRPQRLAVVGLWILSVLCLLLAMGDHFVLHPAVGRWIPAIYTAQFPVKFTLILAFSLPFLAGLGAAQLLDTFRLRVMVVWGVLLVGALMVIAAWGAESADGLQQYPWIWSNAWARLACFLVVVVGLARLSSPDSKPYGVVVCVLVGMAVMFDGTSHNQTLIPRMNASAFSPGLWAQQNTNASVRLGQARAFLSPQAEQSLVSRTVQGVENRIFSRHLALWSHFNLLEGIPKVNGSSALPMRGQKEIERQIYRFRNPELQGVLDFLGVTWFTPGVDPTHWEPRPGAHGWLQVGAHPKFDEKTNLLQRVFSKSFNSAREVWLSSEYSQGFTGRNGSGRIVEQQVGIHRLEATLEMAADGVLTVAQSYSPHWRAWVNGVEVPLVSANGAFQAVPVPRGLSRVEIRYVDSGFQLGLALSLLTALGLTWALLRWPTRRRGEVVLTAEPFDDPAVSDLPKAA; translated from the coding sequence TTGACACCCTTTCGATTCGGGTTGTTTCTGGTGGCCCTGCTGACTCTGGCCTTTTTCGACCTGATTTCGGGTGGAAGAAGCCTTTGGTATTCAGATTTCAGCGCCATGGGGTTGCCGGTGGTGCATCATCACCGTGCCTCGGTCTGGGCGGGGGAACTGCCGCTCTGGAATCCCTACAGCAATTGCGGCGCTCCTTTTTTGGCTCAATGGGGAACGATGGTGCTGTATCCGTTTTCCCTCTTCTATGTTTTGTTCCCGTTGCCATGGTCGCTGAACTTCTTCTCGATTGGGCATTTGCTACTCGGTGGAATGGGCATGTTTTACCTGGTCCGCGCTTGGACTGGCCGTCCTTTGGCCGCCGGAATTGCGGGTGTCGCTTTCGTTTTTAATGGGATCTCCATGTCCTGTCTGGTCTGGCCCAACTATGTCGTGGCGTTGACCTGGACGCCGTGGTTGGCGCGCTGGCTGAGGGCGGCTTGGTTGCAGGGGGGGCGGCCGATCCTGTATTCGATCCTCGCCGCGGCTTGCCAGCTGTTGGCAGGAGCCCCTGAGCTGACGCTGTTGACCTGGTTCGCGCTGGGTACTCTTTGGCTTTCGGACGTTGTGGCTGGCGAAACCACCTGGGTCCGGTCAGGAGCCCGCGTCCTGAGTGTGGTGGGAGTGGCCGCGTTGCTTTGCGCGGCACAGCTCATTCCGTTTGGAGAGCTGTTGGCACAGTCGCATCGGATGGGCGCCTTTCGTCCCAAGGAATGGGCCATTCCAAGTACGGGTTGGGCTAATCTTGTTCTTCCCGTTTTTCGTTATGGCCCCCCGAGTGACCAGATTCCGCAGCTCCAGGTGGGGCAGGGTTTTTTGATCTCCTATTATCTTGGACTGGGACCTTTGTTGCTGTCGGTGCTGGCGTTGCTTCGCCCACAGCGCTTGGCCGTGGTCGGTCTGTGGATCCTGTCGGTGCTTTGTCTGCTCTTGGCGATGGGCGATCATTTCGTCCTGCACCCGGCGGTCGGACGCTGGATTCCGGCGATCTACACGGCTCAGTTCCCGGTGAAGTTCACGCTGATCTTGGCCTTCAGTCTGCCTTTCCTCGCCGGATTAGGGGCGGCACAACTTCTGGACACGTTCAGGTTGCGGGTGATGGTTGTTTGGGGGGTGCTCTTGGTCGGTGCGCTGATGGTGATCGCGGCCTGGGGAGCCGAGTCTGCCGATGGCCTCCAGCAATACCCGTGGATTTGGTCCAATGCCTGGGCTCGTTTGGCTTGCTTCTTAGTGGTGGTGGTCGGGTTAGCTCGGCTGTCCAGCCCGGACTCCAAACCATACGGGGTCGTCGTGTGTGTGCTCGTCGGAATGGCGGTCATGTTCGACGGTACTTCACACAATCAGACTCTGATTCCCAGGATGAATGCCTCGGCCTTCTCGCCGGGGCTCTGGGCGCAACAGAATACCAACGCCTCGGTTCGATTGGGCCAGGCGAGGGCATTTCTGTCGCCGCAGGCTGAGCAGTCCTTGGTTTCCCGAACTGTACAAGGCGTGGAGAACCGAATCTTCAGCCGTCACCTCGCCCTGTGGTCGCACTTCAACCTCCTGGAGGGGATTCCCAAGGTCAACGGGTCCTCGGCGTTGCCGATGCGTGGACAAAAGGAGATCGAGCGTCAGATCTACCGTTTTCGCAATCCAGAGTTGCAGGGGGTGCTCGATTTTCTAGGAGTCACCTGGTTCACTCCGGGGGTGGACCCGACGCACTGGGAACCTCGGCCTGGAGCGCATGGGTGGTTGCAGGTGGGGGCGCATCCTAAGTTCGACGAGAAAACCAATCTTTTGCAGCGAGTTTTTTCGAAGTCCTTCAACTCGGCACGCGAGGTTTGGTTGTCCTCGGAGTACTCCCAGGGATTCACTGGACGAAACGGCTCAGGTCGCATCGTGGAGCAGCAGGTCGGGATTCATCGATTGGAGGCGACCTTGGAGATGGCCGCCGACGGGGTTCTCACCGTCGCTCAAAGCTATTCACCTCATTGGAGGGCTTGGGTGAATGGGGTGGAGGTTCCGTTGGTGTCGGCGAATGGAGCATTTCAGGCAGTCCCGGTTCCCCGCGGACTGAGCCGAGTGGAAATCCGATACGTCGATTCGGGGTTTCAGTTAGGTCTAGCACTTTCCCTGCTCACAGCCCTGGGACTAACGTGGGCATTGTTGCGTTGGCCGACCCGGCGGCGGGGCGAGGTGGTCCTGACGGCTGAGCCGTTCGACGATCCCGCAGTCTCCGACCTTCCCAAAGCCGCCTAG